In Paralichthys olivaceus isolate ysfri-2021 chromosome 13, ASM2471397v2, whole genome shotgun sequence, the following are encoded in one genomic region:
- the myh14 gene encoding myosin-10 isoform X6 — protein MSRSTGGGVAVNDVTRFLSSGTALAPGSPTSNSMFSAASQADWAAKRLVWVPSEKHGFESASIREERGDEVEVELTDSQRKLTLSREEVQRMNPPRFSKVEDMADLTCLNEASVLHNLRERYYSGLIYTYSGLFCVVVNPYKNLPVYTESIVEMYRGKKRHEMPPHIYAISEAAYRSMLQDREDQSILCTGESGAGKTENTKKVIQYLAHVASSHKGGTLGRNKEAMQMDGSRSLTRGSSMVNRSLQYGELERQLLQANPILEAFGNAKTVKNDNSSRFGKFIRINFDVAGYIVGANIETYLLEKSRATRQAKDERTFHIFYQMLCGASTETRADLLLGTADEYRFLSGGSIPVPGQSDSDNFTQTMDSMAIMGFTPEESISMLKVISSVLQFGNISFMKEKNHDQASMPDNTAAQKLCHLLGINVLEFTRAILTPRIKVGREYVQKAQTKEQADFAVEALAKASYERLFRWLVHRVNRALDRRQRQGASFIGILDIAGFEIFQLNSFEQLCINFTNEKLQQLFNHTMFILEQEEYQREGIEWNFIDFGLDLQPCIDLIERPAHPPGVLALLDEECWFPRATDRSFVEKLSTEQGTHPKFFKPKQPRVEADFSIIHYAGKVNYKADDWLVKNMDPLNDNVASLLHQSSDHFVSELWKEVDRIIGLDQVSSGESSGPVTFGAAGLKTKKGMFRTVGQLYKESLTKLMATLRNTNPNFLRCIIPNHEKKSGKLSPHLVLDQLRCNGVLEGIRICRQGFPNRIPFQEFRQRYEILTPNAIPRTFMDGKQASELMIRALELDHNLFRVGQSKVFFRAGVLGHLEEERDLKITDTIIRFQSASRGYLARKAFLKKQQQLSAMRVMQRNCAAYLKLRNWQWWRLFTKVKPLLQVTRQDEEIQVREAELQKAKDKLTRVELDFTELDKKHLQLVEEKAVLADQLQAEAELFAEAEEMRARLASRKQELEEVLGELESRLEDEEERGVQLTNEKKRMQQNIQDLEEQLEEEESARQRLLLEKVTLETKVKSLETDLLSAVEQRDRLSKEKKQFEERLSEVTDQLTEEEEKTKSLNKLKNKQEAVIADLEERLKREEQGRLEQEKWKRRMENETVEAQEQLSDLGMLSAELKGSLSQKEKEITTLQGRLEEEGARRSEAQRALREATSQVSELKEEVENERGMRERAEKQRRDLGEELEALRTELEDTLDTTAAQQELRSRREAELSDLQRCIEDETRRHEAQLSELRVKHSGAIDNLQEQLDNSKRSRQSLEKAKAVLEEERQNLSAELKSLQASRTESERGRKRADGQLQELSARLTQADREREEREERLHKLQCEIETLSGSLTSSDSKTLRLAKEVSSLESQLNDAKELLQDESRQKMALASRVRTLEEEKNGLMERLEEEEERAKELTRQIQTHTQQLVEVRKQSEEVNTAVEVGEETRRKLQRELDSTVQRERQKEEEKERVERQRERLREEIEDMTLALQRERQNCMALEKRQKKFDQCLSEEKAVSARLTEEKDRAEADSREKETRYLALSRALQEAQDQREELERANKQLRAEMEQLINQQDDVGKNVHELERTRRSLETEAQSLRVQTQELEEELTEAENSRLRLEVTLQALKAQFEREISTNEEKGEEKRRALSKQVRELEIHLEEERSQRSQAVSSKKQLEAELQESQAQVETSSRGKEDAMKQLRRLQGQMKEILRELDENKLTREEVISQSKDNEKKIQTLEAEVLQLSEELSVSERQKRQAQQERDEIADEMVNSSSGKTVLFDEKRRLEARVNQLEEELEEEQTNSELLAERQRKMTLQVETMTVQLQGERTLAQKAEAAREQLERQNKDLKTRLGELEGAVRGKHRLSVAALEAKIESMEEQMEQERQERAIANKLVRKTEKKLKEVMMQAEDERRHADQYREQLDKSMVRLKQLKRQLEEVEEENSRSNAQKRKLQRELEELADSGQTMTREITSLRSQLSVPEWRPDKRAPLPLAMRGRRALVDDLSLENSDSEEPPASPTPSSGIPGTPTPSSEHSLDPPPPYSVNNTE, from the exons ATGTCCAGGTCAACGGGGGGTGGTGTCGCTGTCAACGATGTCACCCGCTTTCTGTCATCGGGGACGGCGCTGGCGCCGGGGTCTCCCACCTCCAACTCCATGTTCTCTGCTGCCAGCCAGGCCGACTGGGCAGCCAAGAGGCTGGTGTGGGTGCCATCAGAGAAGCATGGGTTTGAG TCGGCCAGTATTCGGGAGGAGCGCGGCGACGAGGTGGAGGTTGAGCTCACAGATAGCCAGCGAAAGTTGACTCTGTCTAGGGAGGAGGTGCAGCGGATGAACCCTCCTCGCTTTAGTAAAGTGGAGGACATGGCCGACCTCACCTGCCTCAATGAAGCCTCAGTGCTGCACAACCTCAGAGAGAGATACTATTCTGGTTTGATCTAT ACATATTCAGGATTGTTCTGCGTGGTGGTGAACCCTTACAAGAACCTGCCCGTATACACAGAATCCATCGTGGAGATGTACCGCGGCAAAAAGCGCCACGAGATGCCCCCGCACATCTATGCCATATCAGAGGCCGCCTATCGTAGCATGCTACAAG acagagaagaTCAGTCGATCCTCTGCAC AGGCGAATCTGGAGCTGGGAAAACAGAGAACACGAAGAAAGTCATCCAGTATTTGGCTCATGTTGCCTCCTCCCACAAGGGTGGCACTCTTGGAAGGAATAAGGAAGCAATGCAG ATGGATGGTTCTAGGTCCTTAACAAGAGGCAGTTCTATGGTGAACAGG AGTTTACAATAT GGTGAGCTGGAGAGACAACTGCTGCAGGCCAACCCCATACTGGAGGCCTTCGGCAATGCGAAGACTGTCAAGAACGATAACTCTTCTAGATTT GGTAAATTCATCCGCATTAACTTTGATGTGGCGGGGTACATTGTTGGTGCCAACATTGAAACCT ACCTCCTTGAAAAGTCTCGGGCCACTCGTCAGGCCAAAGATGAACGGACATTCCACATCTTTTATCAGATGTTGTGTGGAGCTTCAACAGAAACCAGAG CGGACCTGCTCTTAGGAACTGCTGATGAGTACCGCTTTCTCAGTGGAGGTTCCATCCCAGTTCCAGGGCAGAGCGATTCAGACAACTTCACTCAGACCATGGACTCTATGGCCATAATGGGCTTCACCCCAGAAGAGTCCATAT CCATGCTGAAGGTgatctcctctgtgctccagtTTGGGAATATTAGCTTCATGAAGGAGAAGAACCATGACCAGGCCTCCATGCCTGATAACACAGCTGCTCAGAAACTGTGCCACCTGCTGGGCATCAACGTGCTAGAGTTCACTCGTGCCATCCTCACGCCTAGGATCAAAGTTGGCCGAGAGTATGTGCAGAAGGCCCAGACAAAAGAACAG GCTGACTTTGCTGTAGAGGCCCTGGCGAAGGCCTCGTATGAGCGTCTGTTCAGATGGCTGGTGCACAGGGTCAACAGAGCTCTGGAccgcagacagagacagggagcCTCCTTCATAGGGATCCTGGATATTGCTGGATTTGAGATCTTCCAG CTAAACTCCTTTGAGCAGCTGTGCATTAACTTCACCAacgagaagctgcagcagctcttcaaCCACACCATGTTCAtcctggagcaggaggagtacCAGCGGGAGGGCATTGAGTGGAACTTCATTGACTTTGGCCTAGACCTACAGCCCTGCATTGACCTCATCGAGAGACCg GCTCACCCACCCGGTGTTCTGGCCCTGCTGGATGAAGAGTGTTGGTTCCCTCGGGCGACAGACCGTTCATTTGTGGAGAAGCTGTCTACAGAGCAAGGCACCCACCCAAAGTTCTTCAAACCAAAGCAGCCACGTGTGGAAGCTGACTTCTCCATCATTCACTATGCTGGAAAG GTGAACTATAAGGCAGATGATTGGTTAGTGAAGAACATGGATCCTCTAAACGACAATGTGGCATCTCTACTCCACCAGTCTTCCGATCATTTTGTCTCAGAACTCTGGAAGGAGG TGGACAGGATCATAGGTCTGGACCAGGTGTCGTCAGGAGAGAGCAGCGGGCCGGTCACATTCGGTGCTGCAGGACTGAAGACGAAGAAGGGAATGTTTAGGACTGTAGGTCAGCTTTACAAGGAGTCTCTCACCAAGTTGATGGCCACACTGCGGAACACCAACCCCAACTTCCTCCGCTGCATCATCCCCAACCACGAAAAGAAG TCTGGTAAGCTGTCTCCCCATTTGGTTTTGGACCAGCTGAGGTGTAATGGAGTTCTGGAGGGGATCCGAATCTGCAGACAAGGCTTCCCTAACCGCATCCCATTCCAGGAGTTtagacagag ATATGAGATCCTGACTCCTAATGCTATCCCTCGCACCTTCATGGATGGTAAACAGGCATCAGAACTCATG ATCAGGGCTCTGGAGCTTGATCACAACCTGTTCAGGGTGGGTCAGAGTAAAGTCTTCTTCAGAGCTGGAGTCCTGGGTCATCTGGAAGAGGAAAGAGACCTGAAGATCACTGACACCATCATACGCTTCCAGAGCGCTTCCAGAGGCTACCTAGCACGCAA AGCCTttttgaagaagcagcagcagctcagcgcTATGAGAGTGATGCAGAGGAACTGTGCTGCTTACCTCAAACTCAGGAACTGGCAGTGGTGGAGGCTGTTCACTAAG GTGAAGCCCCTGCTGCAGGTAACCCGGCAGGATGAGGAGATCCAGGTAAGGGAAGCTGAGCTTCAGAAGGCAAAGGACAAGCTCACCCGAGTGGAGCTGGACTTTACCGAGCTGGACAAGAAACACCTTCAG ctggtggaggagaaggCAGTGCTGGCTGATCAGCTGCAGGCGGAAGCAGAGCTGTttgcagaggcagaggagatgagagccAGGCTTGCCAGTCGGaaacaggagctggaggaggtaCTCGGTGAGCTTGAGAGTCGactggaggacgaggaggagaggggtgtGCAGCTGACCAATGAGAAGAAGAGGATGCAGCAGAATATACAG GACCTGGAGGAGCAgttagaggaggaggaaagtgcCCGACAGCGCCTCCTGCTGGAGAAAGTTACCTTGGAGACTAAAGTGAAAAGTCTGGAAACTGACCTGCTGAGTGCTGTGGAGCAGAGAGACCGACTCAGCAAG gagaagaaacagtttgaggAGCGTCTGAGTGAAGTTACTGACCAGctcactgaggaagaggagaaaaccaAGAGTCTGAACAAACTCAAGAACAAACAGGAGGCTGTGATCGCCGACTTAGAGG AGCGTCTTAAGCGTGAGGAGCAGGGTCGCTTGGAGCAGGAGAAATGGAAAAGGAGGATGGAGAACGAAACAGTGGAAGCCCAGGAGCAGCTGTCGGACCTGGGCATGCTGTCCGCTGAGCTGAAGGGTAGTCTCTCGCAGAAGGAGAAGGAAATCACCACCTTACAGGGCCG GTTGGAGGAAGAGGGTGCTCGTCGTTCTGAAGCACAGAGGGCACTGAGGGAGGCCACGTCCCAGGTGTCAGAGCtaaaggaggaagtggagaatgAGCGAGGAATGAGGGAAAGGGCAGAAAAGCAGAGGCGAGACCTGGGGGAGGAGTTGGAGGCTTTGAGAACTGAGCTGGAGGACACTTTGGACACCACAGCTGCCCAGCAAGAGCTCAG GTCTCGTCGAGAGGCAGAATTAAGTGACCTCCAGCGATGTATTGAAGATGAAACTCGTCGCCACGAGGCCCAGCTGTCGGAGCTCAGGGTCAAACACAGCGGTGCCATAGACAACCTCCAGGAGCAGCTGGATAACAGCAAGAGG TCGCGTCAGTCCCTGGAGAAGGCCAAGgctgtgctggaggaggagaggcagaatTTGTCCGCCGAGCTGAAGAGTCTCCAAGCGAGCCgcacagagagcgagagaggtcGCAAGAGGGCCGACGGTCAGCTGCAGGAGCTCAGTGCCCGTCTGACTcaggctgacagagagagggaagagagggaggaacgGCTGCACAAACTACAG TGTGAGATTGAGACTCTCTCCGGCAGTTTGACTTCTTCTGACAGCAAAACCCTTCGGCTCGCGAAAGAGGTCAGCAGCCTGGAGAGCCAGCTGAATGATGCAAAG gaaTTGCTGCAGGATGAATCACGTCAAAAGATGGCTCTCGCCTCCAGGGTGCGaacactggaggaggagaagaacgGACTGATGGAGAGacttgaggaggaggaggaaagagccAAAGAGTTGACCCGACAGATCCAGACTCACACCCAGCAG CTGGTAGAGGTTCGTAAGCAGTCGGAGGAAGTGAACACTGCAGTGGAAGTCGGAGAGGAGACACGCAGGAAACTTCAGAGGGAGCTGGACAGCACTGTCCAGAGGGAGCGccagaaggaagaggagaaagagagagtggagaggcagagggaacGTCTGAGGGAAGAGATAGAGGACATGACGCTGGCCTtgcagagggagaggcagaaCTGCATGGCCCTGgagaagaggcagaagaagTTTGACCAG TGTCTGTCTGAGGAGAAGGCTGTGAGTGCTCGGCTTACAGAGGAGAAGGACAGAGCTGAAGCAGACAGCCGAGAAAAGGAGACAAGATATCTGGCACTGTCTCGAGCCCTGCAG GAGGCCCAGGATCAGAGGGAAGAGCTAGAGAGGGCCAACAAGCAGCTCCGTGCAGAAATGGAGCAGCTTATAAACCAGCAGGATGACGTCGGCAAGAAC GTTCATGAGCTGGAGCGGACCCGGAGGTCCTTAGAAACAGAAGCCCAGAGCCTTCGAGTTCAGACACAGGAGCTTGAGGAGGAGCTGACGGAGGCGGAGAACTCAAGGCTGAGGCTGGAGGTCACCTTGCAGGCGCTCAAAGCTCAGTTTGAGAGGGAGATCAGCACCAAcgaggagaagggagaggagaagagaagggcGCTAAGCAAACAG GTGAGGGAACTGGAGATccacctggaggaggagaggagtcaACGCTCTCAGGCTGTGTCCTCCAAGAAGCAGCtggaagcagagctgcaggaatCCCAGGCCCAGGTGGAGACATCAAGCCGTGGCAAAGAGGATGCTATGAAGCAGCTACGGAGGCTGCAG GGtcaaatgaaagaaattctGCGTGAGCTTGATGAGAACAAGTTGACTCGGGAGGAGGTGATCTCCCAGTCGAAAGACAATGAGAAGAAAATCCAAACCCTGGAGGCAGAAGTCCTGCAACTCTCAGAG GAACTGTCTGtatcagagagacagaagaggcaGGCTCAGCAGGAAAGAGACGAGATCGCTGATGAGATGGTCAACAGCAGCTCTGGAAA AACTGTATTGTTTGACGAGAAGCGGAGGTTAGAGGCTCGGGTCAATCAGctagaggaggagctggaggaggagcagactAACTCTGAACTGTTGGCAGAGAGACAAAGGAAGATGACTCTGCAG GTGGAGACTATGACCGtgcagctgcagggagagaggaCTTTGGCCCAGAAGGCAGAGGCTGCCCGGGAGCAGCTGGAGAGGCAGAACAAGGACCTGAAGACCCGGCTCGGGGAGCTGGAGGGAGCAGTGAGGGGCAAACACAGGCTCAGTGTCGCCGCCCTTGAGGCCAAGATCGAGTCAATGGAGGAGCAAATGGAAcaggagagaca GGAACGAGCCATCGCCAACAAACTTGTGCGAAAGACCGAGAAGAAACTGAAGGAGGTGATGATGCAGGCAGAGGACGAGAGGAGACATGCAGACCAGTACAGAGAACAG CTGGATAAATCGATGGTCcgactgaagcagctgaagaggcagctggaggaggtggaggaggagaactcTCGCTCCAACGCCCagaagaggaagctgcagagagagctggaggagcttgCTGACAGCGGTCAGACCATGACGCGAGAGATCACCTCGCTCCGCAGCCAGCTCAG CGTCCCTGAATGGAGACCAGATAA GCGTGCTCCGTTGCCCCTGGCGATGCGTGGACGCAGAGCGTTGGTCGATGACCTCTCCTTAGAGAACTCTGACTCAGAAGAGCCTCCAGCCTCTCCGACTCCCTCCTCTGGAATCCCAGGAACCCCAACTCCCTCCTCTGAACACAGTCTGGACCCTCCACCACCTTATAGTGTCAACAACACAGAGTGA